Proteins encoded within one genomic window of Romeriopsis navalis LEGE 11480:
- a CDS encoding DUF3007 family protein, translated as MRRIDVIFAGLGVFVAGGILYWGFEIAGFDSANAGVWSQFLLVIGVLGWVSTYLYRALTQKMTYVQQLKDYEDAVLEKRYAEMSPEAREKLQAEVLDLKQRRAAQDSNSNPS; from the coding sequence ATGCGGCGCATTGATGTAATTTTTGCTGGTCTTGGCGTCTTCGTCGCGGGTGGCATCCTCTATTGGGGCTTTGAGATTGCGGGCTTCGACTCCGCCAATGCCGGAGTCTGGAGTCAATTTTTGCTCGTGATTGGGGTTTTGGGTTGGGTTTCAACCTACCTCTACCGGGCACTGACGCAAAAAATGACCTATGTCCAACAACTCAAAGACTATGAAGATGCCGTGCTGGAAAAACGCTACGCTGAGATGTCGCCTGAAGCGCGGGAAAAATTGCAAGCCGAAGTACTCGACCTGAAACAGCGTCGAGCCGCCCAGGACAGTAATTCAAACCCCTCTTGA
- the ndhL gene encoding NAD(P)H-quinone oxidoreductase subunit L — translation MLVALLYLMLGGAYLLVLPLAIFFLLKQRWYVASSIERVLLYFLVFMFFPGLLVLSPFLNFRPEKRTVPN, via the coding sequence ATGCTGGTTGCACTTTTGTACCTAATGTTGGGTGGCGCGTACCTATTGGTGCTGCCATTGGCGATCTTCTTCCTCTTGAAGCAACGTTGGTACGTCGCAAGCTCGATCGAGCGAGTCTTGTTATATTTCCTCGTTTTCATGTTTTTCCCTGGCCTGCTGGTGCTATCGCCGTTCTTGAACTTTCGGCCCGAAAAGCGCACTGTTCCGAATTAG